ACGCTTCTACTTCTTGGCCttccttgccgccgccttgCGCACAggagcagccgccgccttcttgggaGTGGCGGCCTTCTTCACAGGGGTAGCCGCTTTCTtcttggccgccggcgccttctTCCCGGGCGCGTCCTTGGCGGAGGTCCTGGCCGCCTTGGCCTGGCGGCCCCTTTTCGgggtagcggcggcggcgggggccttGGTCTTGGGAGCAGCGGTCTTGGCCTTGGGCTTCGGGGACGCCTTGGGCTTGGCGACCTTGGTGGCCGCCTTGGTCTTCGCCGCCGGCTTGGTGACCTTGGGCTTTTTGGCGGCGGGCTTGGCGGCTGCCTTGGGCTTGGCAGCTGGCTTGGGcttggcggcgggggccttggcaggggcggcagcggcggccttGGCAGGCAGCTTGAAGGAGTTCTTCACCTTGGTCAGCTTCCCAGTGGCGGCGAGCTTCTTGAGCTGCACGGCGAGTAGCTTCCTGAAGTTGCCCGGCAGCTGCTCGCCGTGCTTGGACTCGATGTGCTTCCCGATGGCCACCGAGCTCGACCcagtcctctccttgagcgcCACGATCGCCGCAGTGATCATCTGCGGAGTCACAGCAAACACGAAACATCTCAGATCCAGCCCAAAACGCAAAAGCATAAATCGAATCAACCACAAGAGAACGAACAAtcacgatcgatcgattgaaattcttcttctttaccTCGGCGTAGGAAGGATGAGCGGAGGGCTTCTTAGCCGCGGCGGGCTTCTTGGCCTTGGCAGCCTTGGCCGGCTtggcggccttcttctccgcgACCTCGGCGGGCGCCGGTGACTCGACCTCGGTAGCGGGGACCTCAGGGGCAGCCACCTCCGTCGCCATTTCTCTCTCAGGGATACGAGCTCCGGCGGTTTTGCTTTAGCTTTTAGCTTGTGCGGCGGTGAAGGGTGTTTGATGGCCGGAGTGGAGGACGACGCCCGGTTTAAATAGCGGGGGGGCGAGGTGGGCTGCGGCGCGCTCTGATTGGCTCCGCCGACCCTCACGCGGATCGCCACCCGGATACGCCTTGCTTTTGACGTCAGCCGTAGGATGGGGCGACATCCAACGGGCGAGGCCGCTCCTCGCGTCGTGGCTCGGATCCTGCGTCCCAGGGGTCGGCGCCCGCGGCCTCGATCCTGTTCCTGCCTGTGCTTCTGCTCCGACTTTGCAAGCTCGTAACTCTCGCCTCCGTGCATCGTTTTCGTCCATATTTTCTCCGTTGTGTAGGCACGTAAAGTAGCTTTCGAATGTGGGTGGTCTCGTGGCGTTTGGTTTAGAATGCCGGGAGAAAATGTCCATGGACTGATGACGGGTCAGGTTGGGGGAACCGGTGTGTGGGTGTGCTTCTCTCCCGACTTCGGCACGCGATATCTCTCGGCACGATCTACCGTTTTGCATGAATTTTGATGCATTTTGTAGATCAAGAAATTACCTTTGCAACGGGAGTGGTCTCGCTCGATTTGGTGTAGGATCCCGAGAGAAATCGCCGGCGGAGTGACGGCAGGTCGGAACGGTTGTTTTGTGAAGGatgtttccttttctgttgCTCCGCGTCGCTTCTGGCGCAGCAGCTAAACTCCGGCCACCGTCGGGCCTTGCTTGCGATGCGGCACcgactccggcgagctcccaGGCCTAATTTGGTCGTGACAATGTTGTTAGCACACAAATGGATAAGAACCATACAACACGTTGCCGTACGGCTGTGTGTGTGATGGATTGGCTGGTGTGCAAGCCTGAGGTTACCTTTTCGTGCCTAACAGTATATGATAGGTAACATGATGAGTGGACATCATAACGTGAAATAAACACATTTCTACACCACATAacaacagattaaaagattgGTCTAGCACTCGTGATCACGTATAGGAGTAGCTACAGATATCCCTCAAAGCATTCAAACAACGCAGGTTTAATTAGAGGCCAGAAAACTAGATCTCGCAACAGGTGATAAATCACGGTTTGCGTAAGAACGAAATTGCTCTATCACACGGCTATTTGCTTCATCCAAAAATAGTCGAGATCTTACCATTTTGGTTAAATTCACATATAATCCCTCCCGTCCACCTAGCTAGACGATGCCATCTGCGACCAAGGGTTGATTTCAACAGCAAAGCCACTGTGTTCAACCCCTCCTCTAGCACGTTGTAATCCCTCCTGCCGCTAGCCgcccatcttcctcctcgtagTTTACGGGTTGCCAAGATAGAGATTGGGGCCTGCAACACATAGGTAGACATGAGCAACGTGATATCGGTCGGCGCAACATGAGCACTTGTGGCCGAAAGGGGACAAAGATGACGCCTGCAGCGACGGCTGACGAGAAGGGGGCATAAGGTGCACGGCGACGGTCGGCGAGTACGAGAGAGGTGTAGGTCCCCCGGCATCGACGGCGGACAAGCAGGAGGCGTAAGGTGGGGGGCGACGGTCGGACAAGTAGGAGAGAAGTgtgaggcgggcggcggcgtgatGCGCGGTTTGAGTGTTGTGGCTATTAGGGCACGGCGTGTAGGTCAAGGGGAAAGGGGATTATATATAAGTTTCAAGGAGATATCCACACCGTCTATTGTTGATCCGATGGTCTTAAGTTTTGGTTGATTTTCTTTACACAAAAAATCGGGTAATGGATGAGAAATCCATGTATGGAACGTTATAATTTgcttttggctattttgcatatgCACATTGTTGACAACTTGGCGTTGCAGCCGTGTGATGAGCACGTGTCGCGTAAAATGCAATCATTCTActtaacaaaagatgtctcaactttgaccaaatttgaatgcatctatacaccaagtcatgctagatacatccaaattttgacaaacttgagacatcttttattagACGGAGGAATATCATACGATTATTTGATTCATCTAAAATAGTCAACCTCTCACCACTGTGTTTAAGTTATGTTCCCGTGTTGCAAAGAAATATCCACACCCTCTAGTGTTGATCCAAGGGTCTAAAGATTTGGTTGATTTTCTTTCAGAAACTAGTCAATCAATGTATCAGAATTCCATGTATGTATGGAACGTTCCTATGTGCTCTCGATTATTTGCATATTCACATTTCGTTCACGATGTCGACGGAGTTTTAAGATGAGAAAAGTCCATTTTAGACTCTGAACTTGTTAAGATCTTCTGAATCAAACCCTAACTTTCTAATCACAGGTTTTCAGACCCTGATCTAGCTAATCCAGGTCAATTAAACCCTTGACCCGAGAAAACCCGTTTGGTACGGTCGGGATTGATCTGCGGTCTGCCCATGGTTTATCTCCTCGTGGCGCTCATTGCAGTCTTTTTCTTCATCGATCTACATCTGCCAGTGCGGCCGCGGGGGCGCccgttggaaatatgccctagaggcaataataaatttgttattatcatatttccttgttcttgataaatatttattatccatgctataataGTATTGACAGGAAACTAAATagatgtgtggataaataaacaaataccgtgtccctaatacatctctactagattagctcgttgattaaaagatggttaaggtttcctaaccatagacatgtgttgtcatttattaacgaggtcatatcattagaagaatgatgtgatggacagatccaacctaagcatagcttttgatcgtgcctcttaagtttaaattgttAATTCTTtcattatgtcaagtatcatttccttagaccatgagatcatcaTGCCACTCTCTAGTACCgaaagaatactttgtggacatcaaccgtcatctcgtaactgggtgatcataaaggtgttcttcaggtatctcggaCGGtacttgttgggttgtatggatcaagactgggatttgtcattccatgtgacggagagatatctctgggccctctcggtaatataacatcctaatgagcttgcaagcatgtgactaatgtgtttaatcacggggatattatattgcggcacgagtaaagagaacttgccagtaacgagattgaactaggtatggtgataccgacgatcaaatctcgggtaAGTAATATATCGTgagacaaagggaattggataccggattaaattgaatcctcgacaccgtggttcaaccgatgagatcttcgtgcaatatgtgggaaccattatggacatccaggtcctgctattggttattgatcggagaggtgtctcggtcatgtccacatgttttcgaacccgtagggtcacacattTAACGCTTTATGTCGCTAGGGTTCGATGAGATaaatagatggtgatatcgtatattgattcggagtctcggatgggatccaggacatcacgaggagcttcggaatggtccagagataaagatttatatatggaaaagctgTTTCAGGGTTTCGGAAAAGTTCGGGATATTTTCCAGTATTGACCGGAaatattctagaaggttccgcaAGTTTTCAGAAGATTCTGAAATATTCCGGAATCCTCTACATGAATTAATTGGagcaatctaattaattatcccGTAATGGGCCTGGAGAGGAAACGTGGGGGACTCCACCACGTGGTGTGCGTGGGGAGGCCGGGCAGAAGGAGGAATCCTTCCGGGACTCCCCTAGCCGGCCCTAGCCTTTTCTTGGAGGAGGGGCAAACCCTGACCACCatccctatataaatagaggggagGAGCAGGGGGAGAGAACACACGAAGCCCTcagctggatctctctcccctgagcccctctcctcctcctctctagCGCACAGCGAAGTCCTGCCCGCTGAGTTCTCCACGATAGCGaccaccacgccgtcgtgctgctggaaTTTCATCGACCTCTTCtcctcgcttgctggatcaagaaggaggagacgatgTGAAGCTGAatgtgtggataccaaggaggtgccgtcgtttttgcactgagattgatctcatcgaaAAGTTTcactacgccaacaacgatccgtgatcgtaacgctttgtggtATACAAGGGTACGATGCTCATcatccctctcgttacttgCATCTACTAGATATGATTTTGGATTTCTTGCACGTCTTgtagaatttatttattttcatgcaACGAACCCCTGGCCCCGCCATCCCTGCCATGACGCTCCTCGCGCTGCCCCGCCATCCATGCAGGCGATGCCATGGCCGTGCTCGAGTCCGCCGTCTGCCTCAGCGAGTTCGTTTTTCATTTCGTCATTCAATTCACCTGCAGCTTCTCGCCAATTGCATCGTCCTTCGATTCTTGTAGCTAATGCACATCCATCAGCCTGGATCTGAGAGATTACTCCACTAGAGTGAGAAAGCCAGCACtactaaaaaaatagaaagcCAGAACGTGGTTGAAGAGAGCCCGGCTTGCATCCGTTCTGagccaaggaaaaaaagaattggGCATTTGTTGCCCGAAAGGAACTCACATGCGACCTCCTCTGCTTCCCTTTCCCTTGTCTCCATTTCATCGAACAGCTCCAGTACGTCTGTGTGTACACCGTATTCCCAGTAGGCGAGCGAGACTCTGGCCAACATCGACGCCATGGCCACCAAGCTCGACGTTGGCGGCGCGGCTGAAGCTGGGCAGCAACACGAGTGGCGCGCGGCGCACGGACGGAACGGGCCGCACGGCCATCGCGGTGGCGTAGACGAGAGCGTGCAGGTGCGCGGCAGTGAGAAGATGTGTGCGTCCGCCTGCGAGGTCAGCGTGAGCTCCGGCGACAGTGAagttgctttcttttcttgccGCCAGCAGTGTCACGGCAGCCCACGACGAGGACTACGGGATGCGCATTGGGGCTGCCCATCGGGGAAGATGTGGGGTctccaaggaagaagaagcggtGGGCCCAAACTTAAAAATCCCACCGGACCAATCAATCCCACTGAACCAAACAGGTTTTTTCGAGTAAATGGTTTAATTGGTCAGGATCAGTTAGTTCAGGGTTGAAAATTCAGGATTAAAAGATCGGGGTTTGATTGCGACGATTTCTATGAGTTCAAGGTTTAAAAAGAACTTTTCTCTTTTAAGATCCATGTGTATCTCACGGATCACTCGTTGGCATCATGGCGTTATGGACCGGAAGTGTCAACATACGGTGCCTACAAAGGGAAAGGAATCCTCCTAATGCAGCCATGGTAAGTCATGTGTCCTTGACTAGTCCTTGTACACAAggtcgtgttttttttttgacctcACAAGGTCGTGTTGTTGATATCAAAAGCTTATTGGTatgggttaaaaaaaatacaagtttTATAATGGTCGGTGATTTTAGGAACCCTCCAACCAAGTTGATCCAACAGTAGAGAAATAAGAAGTATTGGAAAGtattaaaacaaaaatatcGAGAATTACTGGAAAGTATCAAAATTAtcgatttattttttaactaAAATGATCGATTGGTTATTAACAACACTGGTTAGTGCATTTTTCCAGTACCTTGGTACTCCTTGATGGCTGGTTGGAGTACCAAACAAATCTGACCGTCCATAGCGAAGGGCAATTTAGACAATTTGTctcatgtttttatttttacttcaGTCTTTTCAATCGAGCGAACGGCCGAACAGGTGCCCAATCGATCGCTACACGCGGTCCATCTGCAATCAAACCTAGCGTCGCTCGCTTTCATTGGACGACGTCCTAACTTtggtcgccggccgccgggaaGATACTAATGGGATTAGTAGCACACGGAGGTGCATGTCATGGTGCTCATTCACCAAACCCCTCCGTAGTGGTGGTTCTAGCGGCTGCACCTGCTCATTTGATATTTATTCAGGTCACTTGGTGGTGGATCCAGGACATGGTGGCTGCACCGAATTAGGGTTCATTAATACAGCCACGCCTAGCGTCGCCCATAATTAAGAGTACGGATCAACGGACAAAATCAATTCTGGTGGAAGTACTGGAAAGTGCTAAAAAATACAAGGTTATTTCTATTGTTGCTCATCGCAGCATGTGGGTTCCGAATGGTTTTTGCTTGATGCATAGAAACAGGCTAAGATGCATTTGGTCCTACCACACACCCTGTCGATAAGATTAGTTTATCATAGTTGCATTATTCTTCATGTTTCTGAGCATGGAATTGTCAGCTCAAGCAAAGCACACAAGTTGACAAATAGAAACAACCAAAGATCaaagtgagaaaaaaaaaactgaactaAAAGAAATCAAACGCAAATATTTAGCTGCATCACATATTCAAGAATTAGAAGTTATTGTGTTCTTAATATAGGCCATAGGAGAAAAGACTGCACCCTGAAATGGACTAAGAGCAGGTACAATAGGGTGATGTGGACATGTTGTAAGTCTTTAAATACTACTCTCTCatatcctaaattgttgtcaaaatattacatgtatatagacgttttttaagaatagataaatccatatttggacaaatttgatccaagaatttaggatcacagggagtatatttttgttgAGTTGGAGGGAAGAGAGGAGGATAGAGGAGAGAAGCGGATTGTTAAGCTAACAGCCGACTGCAGCACGTGCTTCTAGGCTCCCTATGAGAATGAGATGTGGACAAACAGTACATTTTTATACCTAACTTATTATACACGTTGGTATTGCATTGACTATACATGACATGGCATGGGCTAATAGCCCGCAGCCGGCTGTATTATTAGTGTTGCTCTGAATAAGATGAGGATGCCTCATCCGGCACTGAAGAAGAGGAAGTCTGCGTTGGTGAAATCATTtgtgctaattttttttttatgaaagtGCACACTACAAGCTACCAAAAACCAAGGAATCACAACAGGAATATGAACgcgggattttttttctatgacCATACATCCCTAGTCGTTGATTACGGAAACTCAACCATCGATACCACAAAACCAGCCGCCGACAACATAGAGATGGTGTTGCATTGGAGCCATTTTTTGGATTGTAACTTGTAAAGGGTCGAGTGACCATACCACACTTAATTGGGATAAaacatttgtttattttttataacAAACTACACTTAAATAATGAAGCGAGCCTAGCTCATTTGGATTGGGGAGTGGATGCATACAACTCCACCACCTGGTTTCAAGTTCTCAAGATGTAAATTTATGTTTTGATTTATATCGCACTGGTCTCTCTGTTGCagttttcttctgaaaaacAAACTACACTTTACTCGGATAGTATTTAAAttatatttcctttttctaatCGAAAATGTAGTAAGGACTGATACATATTCCTTATACAATATTTAAGCGGTGGGAAAGAGAAATACCTACTAGTTCGCACCCTGGACGATGTCGGGTAAAACCAATTAAATGTGATTTGCAGAAACAAACGATATATAGTTGAAAGAGAATTTTTCTA
This is a stretch of genomic DNA from Brachypodium distachyon strain Bd21 chromosome 1, Brachypodium_distachyon_v3.0, whole genome shotgun sequence. It encodes these proteins:
- the LOC100829326 gene encoding histone H1, translated to MATEVAAPEVPATEVESPAPAEVAEKKAAKPAKAAKAKKPAAAKKPSAHPSYAEMITAAIVALKERTGSSSVAIGKHIESKHGEQLPGNFRKLLAVQLKKLAATGKLTKVKNSFKLPAKAAAAAPAKAPAAKPKPAAKPKAAAKPAAKKPKVTKPAAKTKAATKVAKPKASPKPKAKTAAPKTKAPAAAATPKRGRQAKAARTSAKDAPGKKAPAAKKKAATPVKKAATPKKAAAAPVRKAAARKAKK